TCTTACCAAATAATAATCCTGTTCCTCAGCCTCTATCATGACGGTTTCTTGTTTAGACATTTCCGCAGTATATGGTGACTTTAACGATTGCTCAGTTCGTAATCTCAATTTTTCAGGGTGAACTTCTTCCGCTGTTATTTCTCCTTGAATATAATGATCACCATTTTTTTGTACCCAAACAGCACCTGTATCCTCTAGAACAGTATATTGGATAGGGTAATAGGACAGCAACGGATCGATTGCCACAAATAATTGACCTTCTTTGGAAATAATCGGTGATACCTGCAAATCCACTGGTTTTTGATTAATAAAGAAAGTTAATGAATCTGTAGGCATTTGAATGACTTTATCTGTTGTCGTAATGATGATGGACTTAGATTTTTCATCAAAAATAATAGAATTATCTATGTGCTCTTGCATAAATGTAAGTGGGAGAAAGATAGAATCCCCCTCAAGTAATGCATTTCCCTTTTGAGTTCCTTCAAAAAGGATTGGATTTTTTTTGGTAAAGTAAGTTGATTTTTCCTTAGATGCAAACGGATATAATAAAAAAAGAATAGAAGATGCAATCATTAAAATTGCGATCATCAATCCTCCTAGGATCCATTTTGATGATAATGATTTCTTCTTACGGTATTCAATTTGTGCCAACGTTCTTCCCCCTCACATCTATCGTACGGTATTAAATAAAAATTGAGAAGGAATTTTTTTTACACTTTTTGAAATAGTTAAAAGCGGTGGTAGTGTTTTTTCACCATTACATGGTAAAATAACAGGACATGCATTATTTATAGAAGGAGAAATCGTTGATGGTTCAAATTATTTTAGTCTTGATACTAGCCTACCTGCTAGGATCCATTCCGTCAGGTTTAATCATTGGGAAAGTTTTTTATAAAACAGATATACGTGAACATGGAAGTGGAAATTTAGGGGGAACGAATACTTTTCGAACCTTAGGAGTTAAAGCTGGTCTAGCTGTTACTGTGGCTGATATCTTAAAAGGGACGTTAGCGGCATCCTTACCTGTATTGTTTGGACTTGATAATATCAATCCTTTACTCGCTGGTGTTTTTGCTGTTATTGGACATACCTATCCCGTCTTTGCTGGATTTAGAGGCGGCAAAGCAGTAGCTACTTCTGGAGGCGTATTATTGTTTTGTGCACCACTTATGTTTTTAACCATTTTCGTTGTCTTTTTCGCTAGTCTTTACATAACAAAATATGTATCACTATCATCCATGCTTGCTGGCATTTGTGCTGTGATTTATGCTGCAATCGATGGAGACATTCCCCTTCTAATTGCAGTGACACTGTTGGCCTCATTTGTAATTTATCGACACCGTGCTAATATTAGGCGAATCATGAATAAAACGGAACCTAAAATTAAATGGCTTTAAGGAATCTTAAATGGTTCCTTAAAGCCATTTTTCATGAAAATTTCATATTTCCTGTCATTTTCCTTCCACATTGTAAAGTAAAATTAAGGGTAAAGGAACCCATGGAGGGGATTTCATGTCTGACCTTAATCAAACCTATATATTTTCAACAGATGTTTCAACACCTGCAAATCAAGAATTTGTGGTTGAATTTTATCAGTGTTTAATGGATGATATCCCAGAAATATTTC
This Neobacillus sp. YX16 DNA region includes the following protein-coding sequences:
- the plsY gene encoding glycerol-3-phosphate 1-O-acyltransferase PlsY — protein: MVQIILVLILAYLLGSIPSGLIIGKVFYKTDIREHGSGNLGGTNTFRTLGVKAGLAVTVADILKGTLAASLPVLFGLDNINPLLAGVFAVIGHTYPVFAGFRGGKAVATSGGVLLFCAPLMFLTIFVVFFASLYITKYVSLSSMLAGICAVIYAAIDGDIPLLIAVTLLASFVIYRHRANIRRIMNKTEPKIKWL